The following proteins come from a genomic window of Mycobacterium sp. DL:
- a CDS encoding acetyl-CoA C-acetyltransferase — MSEEAFIYEAIRTPRGKQRNGSLNEIKPVNLVVGLIDEMRSRYPDLDENMISDLILGVVSPVGDQGGDIARTAALVAGLPETTGGFQLNRFCASGLEAVNLGAQKIRSGWDDLVIAGGVESMSRVPMGSDGGAWASDPETNYRIGFVPQGIGADLIATIEGFSREDVDAYAARSQEKAAAAWSGGYFAKSVVPVKDQNGLVVLDHDEHMRPGSTVESLGKLKTAFDGIGAMGGFDDVALQKYHYVEKINHVHTGGNSSGIVDGAALLLIGSESAGSSQGLTPRARIVATATSGADPVIMLTGPTPATRKVLDRAGLTVDDIDLFELNEAFASVVLKFQKDLDIPDEKLNVNGGAIAFGHPLGATGAMITGTMVDELERRGARRALITLCIGGGMGVATIIERV, encoded by the coding sequence ATGTCCGAAGAAGCCTTCATCTATGAGGCCATCCGCACCCCGCGCGGCAAGCAGCGAAACGGCTCGTTGAACGAGATCAAACCCGTCAACCTGGTCGTCGGCCTGATCGACGAAATGCGATCGCGTTACCCCGACCTCGACGAGAACATGATCAGCGACCTCATCCTCGGCGTGGTTTCCCCCGTCGGCGACCAGGGCGGTGACATCGCCCGCACCGCAGCTCTGGTGGCAGGTCTGCCGGAGACCACCGGCGGATTCCAGCTCAACCGCTTCTGCGCCTCCGGCCTCGAAGCCGTCAATCTGGGCGCGCAGAAGATCCGTTCCGGCTGGGACGACCTGGTGATCGCCGGCGGTGTCGAATCGATGAGCCGCGTTCCGATGGGCTCCGACGGCGGCGCCTGGGCCAGTGACCCCGAGACCAACTACCGGATCGGCTTCGTCCCCCAGGGCATCGGCGCCGACCTGATCGCCACGATCGAGGGCTTCTCGCGTGAAGACGTCGACGCCTACGCCGCGCGCTCGCAGGAGAAGGCCGCCGCAGCATGGTCGGGCGGCTACTTCGCCAAGTCCGTCGTGCCGGTCAAGGACCAGAACGGCCTGGTCGTGCTCGACCACGACGAGCACATGCGTCCCGGTTCCACTGTGGAAAGCCTCGGCAAGCTCAAGACCGCCTTCGACGGCATCGGCGCGATGGGTGGCTTCGACGACGTGGCGCTGCAGAAGTACCACTACGTCGAGAAGATCAACCACGTCCACACCGGCGGAAACAGTTCCGGCATCGTGGACGGTGCCGCGCTGCTGCTGATCGGTTCTGAAAGTGCAGGCAGCTCGCAGGGCCTCACCCCCCGTGCGCGCATCGTGGCCACCGCCACCAGCGGCGCAGACCCGGTCATCATGCTCACCGGTCCCACGCCGGCCACCCGCAAGGTGCTCGACCGTGCCGGTCTGACGGTCGACGACATCGACCTGTTCGAACTCAACGAGGCCTTCGCCTCGGTGGTGCTGAAGTTCCAGAAGGACCTCGACATCCCCGACGAGAAGCTCAACGTCAACGGTGGCGCCATCGCGTTCGGCCACCCGCTCGGCGCCACCGGCGCCATGATCACCGGAACCATGGTCGACGAGCTCGAGCGCCGCGGCGCTCGACGCGCGCTGATCACGCTGTGCATCGGCGGCGGCATGGGCGTCGCGACCATCATCGAGCGCGTCTAG
- a CDS encoding 3-hydroxyacyl-CoA dehydrogenase NAD-binding domain-containing protein: MAENTIQWDKDADGIVTLTLDDPTGSANVMNEHYKESMHKAVERLVEEKDSITGVVIASAKKTFFAGGDLKGMMNVGPDNAAESFAEVEFIKADLRKLETLGVPVVAAINGAALGGGLEIALACHHRIAADVKGVVIGLPEVTLGLLPGGGGVARTTRMFGIQKAFMEVLSQGTRFKPGKAKDIGLVDELVSSTEELVPAAKAWIKANPDSHTQPWDQKGYKMPGGTPSHPALAAILPSFPALLRKQLKGAPMPAPRAILDAVVEGAQVDFDTASRIESRYFTTLVTGQTAKNMIQAFFLDLQTINGGGSRPDGIGKTPITKIGVLGAGMMGAGIAYVSAKAGYDVVLKDVSVEAAEKGKNYSEKIEAKALERGRTTEEKSKELLARITPTADAADLKGVDFVIEAVFESVELKHKVFQEIEDIVEPNAVLGSNTSTLPITELATGVKRQDDFIGIHFFSPVDKMPLVEIIKGEKTSDEALARVFDYTLAIGKTPIVVNDSRGFFTSRVIGTFVNEALAMLGEGVAPASIEQAGSQAGYPAPPLQLSDELNLELMQKIATATRKAVEETGATYEPHPAEAVVNTMIEIGRPSRLKGAGFYEYVDGKRTGLWDGLAETFKADAGDIPLQDMIDRMLFAEALETQKCLDEGVLTSTADANIGSIMGIGFPPYTGGSAQFIVGYQGAGGVGKEAFVARARELAAKYGERFTPPDSLT; this comes from the coding sequence ATGGCAGAGAACACCATTCAGTGGGACAAGGATGCCGACGGCATCGTAACCCTGACGCTGGACGACCCCACGGGTTCAGCAAACGTGATGAACGAGCACTACAAGGAATCCATGCACAAGGCTGTAGAGCGCCTTGTCGAGGAGAAGGATTCGATCACCGGCGTGGTGATCGCCAGCGCGAAGAAGACCTTCTTCGCCGGCGGTGACCTCAAGGGCATGATGAACGTCGGCCCCGACAATGCCGCCGAGTCGTTCGCCGAGGTCGAGTTCATCAAGGCCGATCTCCGCAAGCTCGAGACCCTGGGCGTACCTGTCGTTGCCGCCATCAACGGCGCCGCGCTCGGCGGCGGCCTGGAGATCGCGCTGGCGTGTCACCATCGCATCGCCGCCGACGTCAAGGGTGTCGTCATCGGCCTGCCCGAGGTCACCCTGGGCCTGCTGCCCGGCGGTGGCGGCGTGGCCCGCACGACGCGGATGTTCGGTATCCAGAAGGCGTTCATGGAGGTCCTGAGCCAAGGCACCCGGTTCAAGCCGGGCAAGGCCAAGGACATCGGCTTGGTCGACGAATTAGTCAGCAGCACTGAGGAGTTGGTGCCGGCCGCGAAGGCGTGGATCAAGGCCAATCCGGACAGCCACACGCAGCCGTGGGACCAGAAGGGCTACAAGATGCCCGGCGGTACCCCGTCTCACCCGGCGCTTGCGGCGATCCTGCCGTCGTTCCCGGCGTTGCTGCGCAAGCAACTCAAGGGCGCGCCGATGCCGGCGCCTCGGGCCATCCTGGACGCCGTCGTCGAGGGTGCGCAGGTCGACTTCGACACCGCCAGTCGCATCGAGAGCCGTTACTTCACCACGCTTGTCACCGGCCAGACCGCCAAGAACATGATCCAGGCGTTCTTCCTGGACCTGCAGACCATCAACGGTGGCGGGTCGCGTCCGGATGGCATCGGCAAGACCCCGATCACCAAGATCGGCGTGCTCGGCGCGGGCATGATGGGCGCAGGCATCGCGTACGTCTCGGCCAAGGCCGGTTACGACGTCGTGCTCAAAGACGTCAGCGTCGAGGCCGCCGAGAAGGGCAAGAACTACTCGGAGAAGATCGAGGCCAAGGCGCTGGAGCGTGGCCGCACCACCGAGGAGAAGTCCAAGGAGCTGCTGGCCCGGATCACGCCGACGGCCGACGCGGCCGACCTCAAGGGTGTCGACTTCGTCATCGAGGCGGTGTTCGAGTCGGTTGAGTTGAAGCACAAGGTGTTCCAGGAGATCGAGGACATCGTGGAGCCCAATGCGGTGCTCGGTTCGAACACCTCGACGCTGCCGATCACCGAGCTCGCCACGGGCGTGAAGCGCCAGGACGACTTCATCGGCATCCACTTCTTCTCGCCGGTCGACAAGATGCCGCTGGTGGAGATCATCAAGGGCGAGAAGACATCCGACGAGGCGCTGGCCCGGGTGTTCGACTACACGCTGGCGATCGGCAAGACCCCGATCGTGGTCAACGACAGCCGCGGCTTCTTCACCAGCCGCGTCATCGGCACCTTCGTCAACGAGGCGCTGGCGATGCTCGGCGAGGGTGTGGCTCCGGCCAGTATCGAGCAGGCGGGTTCACAGGCCGGCTACCCGGCACCGCCGCTGCAGCTGTCCGACGAGCTCAACCTCGAGCTGATGCAGAAGATCGCCACCGCGACCCGCAAGGCCGTCGAGGAGACCGGTGCCACCTACGAGCCGCACCCGGCCGAGGCCGTCGTGAACACGATGATCGAGATCGGGCGGCCGTCACGGCTCAAGGGCGCAGGCTTCTACGAGTATGTCGACGGCAAGCGCACCGGATTGTGGGACGGTCTCGCCGAGACGTTCAAGGCAGACGCCGGCGACATCCCGTTGCAGGACATGATCGATCGCATGCTGTTCGCCGAGGCGCTGGAGACCCAGAAGTGCCTCGACGAGGGTGTGCTCACCTCGACCGCCGATGCGAACATCGGCTCCATCATGGGTATCGGATTCCCGCCCTACACCGGTGGTTCGGCGCAGTTCATCGTCGGCTACCAGGGTGCGGGCGGTGTCGGCAAGGAGGCCTTTGTGGCCCGCGCCAGGGAGTTGGCCGCCAAGTACGGCGAGCGCTTCACTCCGCCGGATTCACTGACGTAA
- a CDS encoding AMP-binding protein — MPEGFTEQFATGLASYGDRPCIEFGGHWYSGADITAYADAIATALHDAGVPEAAPVGLVVRNRLQHAAAIIGFLATGRPVSMIYSFQSPEAIGRDVEKLALAGVVADREDWSAEVVLAARRAGSAGVAISLTRPTVALVDGLGGRDASQSHARAEPGVALQILTSGTTGPPKRQAIKAPVLERTVFSVTSGEAAAPDAPPEFAYWQFGGIGVCQLIAGVYNGRRIVMLERFTVEGWVDAIRRHRLARSGVQPAVIRMLLDADVPRADLASLEFLISASGPLDPETRDEFEDRYGIPIRLAYGATEFAGSLCAWTPEMLRDFGDSKRDSVGRALPDTQLRIVDPQTGMELPAGEQGLLEAKVGPLGPDWIRTTDIASVDAEGFVTLHGRSDGAINRGGFKVLPETVRRVLMSHPGVRDACVVGVADARLGEVPFAAIEIAPGMDRPTDEELQDLVRGALPVYNVPVALTAVDALPRNPALKVSLPAVAALYPGARA; from the coding sequence GTGCCTGAAGGTTTCACCGAGCAGTTCGCGACAGGGTTGGCGAGTTACGGCGACCGGCCGTGCATCGAGTTCGGCGGCCACTGGTACTCCGGAGCTGACATCACTGCTTACGCCGACGCCATTGCCACGGCACTGCACGACGCCGGAGTGCCTGAGGCAGCACCCGTCGGCTTGGTGGTGCGTAACCGACTACAGCACGCTGCGGCGATCATCGGCTTCCTGGCCACCGGCCGTCCTGTCTCGATGATCTACTCATTCCAGTCGCCGGAAGCGATCGGCCGCGATGTCGAAAAGCTGGCGCTGGCCGGTGTCGTCGCCGACCGTGAAGACTGGAGCGCTGAGGTCGTACTTGCCGCGCGGCGCGCGGGTAGTGCGGGCGTCGCGATCTCACTGACCCGTCCGACGGTCGCGCTCGTCGATGGTTTGGGGGGTCGGGACGCATCGCAATCGCATGCCCGAGCTGAACCCGGTGTGGCACTGCAGATTCTCACCAGCGGTACCACCGGCCCGCCGAAGAGACAGGCGATCAAGGCGCCTGTGCTGGAACGCACCGTGTTCAGTGTGACCAGCGGTGAAGCGGCCGCACCGGATGCGCCGCCGGAATTCGCGTACTGGCAGTTCGGCGGTATCGGGGTGTGCCAGCTGATCGCCGGCGTCTACAACGGCCGTCGGATCGTGATGCTCGAGCGGTTCACTGTGGAGGGCTGGGTGGATGCGATCAGGAGGCATCGCTTGGCGCGCAGCGGAGTCCAGCCCGCCGTGATCCGGATGTTGCTGGACGCCGACGTGCCGAGGGCGGACCTCGCATCGCTGGAGTTCCTGATCAGCGCCTCGGGACCGCTCGACCCCGAGACCCGCGACGAGTTCGAGGATCGGTACGGCATTCCGATCCGGTTGGCCTACGGGGCAACTGAATTCGCCGGATCCCTGTGCGCCTGGACTCCTGAGATGCTGCGGGACTTCGGCGACTCCAAGCGCGACAGCGTGGGCCGGGCGCTGCCTGACACCCAGCTGCGCATCGTCGACCCGCAGACCGGCATGGAACTGCCCGCGGGTGAGCAGGGTCTGTTGGAAGCCAAGGTCGGCCCGCTCGGACCGGACTGGATCCGGACCACCGATATCGCCAGCGTCGACGCTGAGGGCTTCGTGACGTTGCACGGTAGGTCGGACGGCGCCATCAACCGAGGTGGATTCAAAGTTCTGCCCGAAACTGTTCGGCGGGTGCTGATGTCGCACCCCGGTGTTCGCGACGCATGTGTGGTGGGGGTTGCCGACGCTCGCCTCGGCGAAGTGCCGTTCGCGGCCATCGAGATCGCTCCTGGCATGGACCGTCCTACTGACGAGGAGCTCCAAGACCTGGTCCGAGGGGCATTGCCTGTGTACAACGTGCCTGTGGCCCTGACTGCGGTCGACGCCCTGCCTCGCAACCCCGCGCTGAAGGTGAGCCTTCCCGCCGTCGCCGCGTTGTACCCGGGTGCGCGGGCTTAG
- a CDS encoding pyridoxamine 5'-phosphate oxidase family protein produces MALSKEEREQFLAEPHIAALSVYAGDSRGPLTVPIWYQYSPGGEPWILTGAGSRKERLIAATGFFSLMVERVEPTTRYVAVDGAVSRIEPGTDAQMEELTYRYLNGEAAENYLKFARENLGDHVAIYLQPQHWLSSDMGSF; encoded by the coding sequence ATGGCCCTATCCAAAGAAGAACGCGAACAGTTCCTGGCCGAGCCTCATATCGCGGCATTATCGGTGTACGCAGGCGATAGCCGGGGCCCGTTGACGGTGCCGATCTGGTATCAGTACTCCCCCGGCGGTGAGCCGTGGATCCTGACCGGCGCGGGGTCCCGCAAAGAACGGCTGATCGCGGCGACGGGATTCTTCTCGCTCATGGTCGAGCGGGTGGAACCCACCACCAGGTACGTGGCGGTCGACGGTGCGGTCAGCCGCATCGAGCCGGGAACCGACGCCCAGATGGAAGAGCTCACCTACCGGTATCTCAACGGCGAGGCGGCCGAGAACTACCTGAAGTTCGCCCGCGAGAATCTGGGCGACCATGTCGCGATCTACCTCCAACCGCAGCACTGGTTGTCCTCGGACATGGGTAGCTTCTGA
- a CDS encoding helix-turn-helix domain-containing protein gives MHSVAILAYDGMSGFESGVAAEIFGMTELSERFSAGLISPWYSVKLCSEQPEIRLLGGATVRTSYGLDDLAAADTVVIPSVSDVAQPISPELVSAIRAADSRGARLVSICSGAFALAAAGVLDGRSATTHWIYVDLLRERYPAITIDPAPLYVDNGRVLTSAGCAAGLDLCLHIVRSDHGARVANDVARRLVIAPHRGGGQAQYIEIPVPEPTTDGRIAAGMAWALENLDSTITLDDLAAQSTMSRRSYLRQFAKATGTTPIKWLTAQRIQASLALLESSSFSVEQIAGRVGFDSPVTYRYHFVRQMRTTPSEYRACFTG, from the coding sequence ATGCATTCTGTCGCGATCCTCGCCTACGACGGCATGTCGGGCTTCGAGTCGGGGGTGGCGGCGGAGATCTTCGGAATGACCGAGCTGTCCGAGAGGTTCTCTGCGGGGCTGATATCTCCCTGGTATTCGGTGAAGCTGTGCTCTGAGCAGCCGGAGATTCGGTTGCTCGGCGGTGCGACGGTGCGCACCTCATACGGTCTGGATGATCTCGCGGCCGCGGACACAGTGGTCATTCCGAGCGTGAGTGATGTCGCGCAACCGATCTCGCCGGAGCTGGTCAGCGCGATCCGGGCCGCCGACAGCCGAGGGGCTCGGCTGGTGTCGATCTGTTCGGGTGCCTTTGCGCTCGCGGCGGCGGGGGTGCTCGACGGTCGGTCTGCCACCACCCACTGGATCTACGTTGATCTGCTCCGGGAGCGCTACCCAGCCATCACCATCGATCCCGCGCCGCTCTACGTCGACAACGGCCGCGTGCTCACGAGCGCGGGCTGTGCCGCGGGTCTGGATCTCTGCCTACACATCGTCCGGTCAGATCACGGAGCGCGGGTGGCCAATGATGTGGCGCGCCGCTTGGTGATCGCCCCGCATCGTGGCGGCGGACAGGCCCAGTACATCGAGATCCCGGTGCCCGAACCCACCACCGATGGGCGGATCGCCGCGGGAATGGCCTGGGCGCTCGAGAATCTCGACAGCACGATCACGCTCGACGACCTGGCAGCCCAGTCGACGATGTCCCGCCGCAGTTACCTGAGGCAATTCGCCAAAGCGACCGGCACCACGCCGATCAAATGGCTGACAGCTCAGCGAATACAGGCCAGCCTCGCCCTGCTCGAATCGTCGTCGTTCTCGGTCGAGCAGATCGCCGGTCGGGTCGGCTTCGACTCGCCCGTCACCTACCGGTATCACTTCGTCCGCCAAATGCGGACCACCCCCAGCGAGTACCGGGCCTGCTTCACCGGTTGA